GTCGCTCCCCTGATCATGACCGACGCATCATGGCTCGCCGCCGCTCCGGCCGCCAAGGCTCCCACGACGGCCAAGAGTGCGAAGCCGGCGCAGGCGCCCAAGGCCGCGAGCGAGCAGCGCTGGACGCCCGAGACCGTGGACGATGCATGGGCCACCAAGGTGCTCGCGGATCCCACCTACGACCGGGGCTGGTACCAGTCCTGCGAGGAGGACTGGGACAACGATCTGGTCTCCGTGTGCGAGGTCCGTGAGCTCGACTACGCGCCGGGTGAGCGGCCGGTCGCCATTCGCGGCGGCGCCAACGGCGGCATGGCCGTGATCGGCTCCGATCGCAAAGCCGCCCGGGTGATCTACCGCATCCGCGCCCGCGCGCGCACCGAGGAAGACGCGCGCGAGCTGGCCCAGGAGGTGCGGGTCGAAGTCGACAACGGCGTGATCCGCCCGCGGGGACCGTCGACCTCGAGCTCGAAACGATGGGACGTGGAAGTGAAGGCGTGGGTCCCGCGATCGACCGATCTGTCCCTGTCGACGACCAACGGCCCGATCGGCGTGAGCAAGGTGACGGGCACCATGGACATCCAGTCGGTGAACGGCCCGGTGAGCCTGCGCGACCTGAGCGGCGCGGTCTACGCCCGGGTGCAGAACGGTCCTCTCCAGGTCTTGCTCACGGGAACGAAGTGGACCGGCGCGGGGCTCGACGCGGCGGCCCAGAACGGCCCCGTGAACCTTTGGCTGCCGAAGAGC
The Candidatus Eisenbacteria bacterium DNA segment above includes these coding regions:
- a CDS encoding DUF4097 family beta strand repeat-containing protein; this translates as MFIAIWLAVAPLIMTDASWLAAAPAAKAPTTAKSAKPAQAPKAASEQRWTPETVDDAWATKVLADPTYDRGWYQSCEEDWDNDLVSVCEVRELDYAPGERPVAIRGGANGGMAVIGSDRKAARVIYRIRARARTEEDARELAQEVRVEVDNGVIRPRGPSTSSSKRWDVEVKAWVPRSTDLSLSTTNGPIGVSKVTGTMDIQSVNGPVSLRDLSGAVYARVQNGPLQVLLTGTKWTGAGLDAAAQNGPVNLWLPKSYSAKLETGTINGPSDIEYPLTIEGRLRGHFTTTLGSGGAMVRVVTDNGPIHIAQR